A single genomic interval of Corylus avellana chromosome ca10, CavTom2PMs-1.0 harbors:
- the LOC132164443 gene encoding disease resistance protein RPS4B-like, with protein sequence MGRCNNLAYDFKKSVLQMMCKAKAQYYGTSVCLPDIEIPNWFSHQTTGSLISFRVPSFFTGQISNLLLCVVYAANTEGPTDFDFMCTCRNKTRNPQDPLSLRSSSAYFDISEDHIFVDVMPFNRIRFEMKSGDEIEVSVEVMVFPGQQSEVKKREIQVKKCGIHLLFDDPNVGDGDISESEDRRLYNWYPCLTKSRPQSPLPTICFERPLRIKKRIGKMHA encoded by the exons ATGGGAAGGTGCAACAATCTAGCATATGATTTTAAGAAGAGTGTTCTCCAg atgatGTGCAAGGCTAAAGCGCAATATTATGGCACTTCCGTTTGTCTCCCCGACATTGAGATTCCAAATTGGTTTAGCCATCAGACAACCGGTTCTTTAATATCTTTTCGTGTACCTTCGTTTTTCACTGGTCAAATCAGCAATTTGCTTCTATGCGTTGTTTATGCAGCAAACACGGAAGGACCCACAGACTTTGACTTCATGTGCACATGCCGAAATAAAACTAGAAACCCCCAAGACCCCCTCTCGTTGAGGTCTTCTTCAGCTTACTTTGATATCTCTGAAGATCATATATTTGTAGACGTGATGCCATTTAATCGAATTAGATTTGAGATGAAAAGTGGAGACGAAATAGAGGTGTCAGTCGAAGTTATGGTTTTTCCTGGGCAACAGAGTGAAGTGAAGAAGCGTGAAATACAAGTGAAGAAGTGTGGAATCCATCTACTATTTGATGACCCAAATGTTGGAGATGGTGACATCTCTGAAAGTGAGGATCGACGATTGTACAATTGGTACCCATGCCTCACCAAATCCAGACCACAATCCCCCCTCCCAACTATATG TTTCGAGCGGCCGTTGCGGATAAAAAAGCGAATTGGTAAAATGCATGCATGA